From Arcticibacter tournemirensis, one genomic window encodes:
- a CDS encoding SusC/RagA family TonB-linked outer membrane protein, with protein MKRRLLTLFMSMVFMIVQVMAQQKTVTGRVTSADDGSPLPGVSVKVRGTSAGVSTDSKGTFSIKVSPGQVLVFSFVGSTPQERTVGEESVINIKLTSDSKALNEVVVVGYGTQKKSNLTGSVSSIDVKKALDGRPISDVGRAIQGSTPGLSVVIPSGEVGSDPVIKIRGQIGSIIGGSSPLILVDNVEIPSIQLVNPSDIASISVLKDAASASIYGAKAAFGVVLITTKKGTGTGRPQISYTNNFSFQNPWKELKMGDVNSLKYTMDAVERVGSTFAGAFYYVNRESYERAVAWKEKYGSTIGPDDPTVYGRDWYFQPGVGKMGVRTYNPYDYMVKEWAPTQQHNLSIGGTANKTSYDIGLGLLNQSGMMKPAKKDEFSRYNASVRVNSEINKYFTARAGAMYSRRNKEYPYVTNSTTADPWLYLYRWAPIYPFGNDENGDAIRSPASETAAANTASLLYNYLNLNLGGTLNITSNWKVDFDYTFANQEHVWNRPGTRYTARNSWVAPVVRNDNSGNAVYVNDAGEVVSSTAAGAMRAYDLVYQTYTANGSNPDHLYRLSENVRNNTINAFSTYNWKLNEDHDFKFILGLNRVTNDTENHYTQVTNLTDITNPQFSYGIGTWTGGGEALWESQLGYFGRVNYAYKNKYLFEGNLRHDGTSKFGEALQWKWFPSFSAGWVVSEESFMEWSKQTLNQLKFRGSWGSIGDQTVPNTLYQSILTSGISNWIGGDGAKLNYVGTPSAIKTDPTWQEINTLDFGVDLSLLNNRLGMTFDWYQRDTKNMLVPQEGIPVTFGTIAPYGNYGNLRTEGWEFALTFNHRFENGLGINLAGNISNANSIVKEYGSTQALSNYYVGKNIGEIWGYRTDRLFQMDDFDLDANGNPQLITLTTNESKLYAGKKAYKLKSGPNGESPVYQTFLQNSSNFYFGPGDVKFVDINGDGEINNGSSTIGDHGDLELIGNSQPKYEYGFRLGGDYKGFDLSVFFQGVGSRKVWGDGFLAIPGYNSSDGAMPAAIVDNYWRPDNTGAFYPRAYNNGASNSANNMQIQSRYLLNMAYLRLKNLSFGYSLPKSFLSKISVNSLRVYMSLENIWTWDHLNGLPIDPEYINGYSMYNKENYNSGRTGAGVPAFKSVSFGAQLNF; from the coding sequence ATGAAAAGAAGACTACTTACACTCTTTATGAGTATGGTCTTTATGATTGTGCAAGTCATGGCACAACAAAAGACGGTAACAGGCAGGGTTACTTCTGCCGATGACGGAAGTCCTTTGCCAGGAGTATCTGTAAAGGTCCGGGGAACTAGCGCCGGAGTGAGTACAGATTCCAAAGGAACTTTTTCCATTAAAGTGTCACCGGGACAGGTGCTTGTTTTTTCTTTTGTGGGCTCAACCCCTCAAGAAAGAACAGTAGGAGAGGAGAGTGTCATTAATATTAAACTAACTTCAGATTCTAAAGCGTTAAATGAGGTCGTGGTTGTAGGTTATGGTACGCAGAAAAAGAGTAATTTAACCGGTTCTGTTTCGAGCATTGATGTTAAAAAGGCTTTAGATGGAAGACCGATTTCTGATGTTGGCAGGGCGATTCAGGGATCAACACCGGGTTTGAGTGTGGTAATTCCGAGTGGTGAAGTAGGGTCAGATCCTGTCATTAAAATCAGAGGGCAGATTGGCTCTATAATAGGAGGTTCATCTCCTTTGATACTGGTAGACAACGTGGAAATTCCGAGTATTCAGCTCGTAAATCCTTCTGACATTGCTTCAATCTCAGTGTTGAAAGATGCTGCATCTGCTTCTATTTATGGGGCAAAAGCGGCCTTCGGCGTGGTTTTGATAACAACAAAAAAGGGAACTGGAACGGGGAGGCCCCAGATTTCATATACTAATAACTTTTCTTTTCAGAATCCATGGAAGGAATTAAAAATGGGAGATGTTAATTCTCTGAAATATACAATGGATGCTGTTGAAAGGGTTGGAAGTACATTCGCTGGTGCTTTTTATTATGTGAATAGGGAGAGCTATGAGAGAGCAGTTGCATGGAAAGAAAAATATGGTAGTACAATTGGCCCAGATGATCCCACTGTGTATGGGCGGGACTGGTATTTTCAGCCTGGTGTTGGTAAAATGGGTGTAAGGACTTATAATCCGTATGATTATATGGTGAAAGAGTGGGCTCCAACACAACAACATAACCTCTCAATTGGAGGAACCGCCAATAAAACATCCTATGATATTGGTCTAGGTTTGTTGAATCAATCCGGAATGATGAAGCCCGCCAAAAAGGATGAGTTTAGTCGGTACAATGCTTCCGTGCGGGTAAATAGCGAGATTAATAAGTATTTTACAGCAAGAGCGGGTGCCATGTACTCCAGGAGGAATAAAGAATATCCTTATGTAACTAATTCTACTACTGCCGATCCATGGTTATATTTATACCGGTGGGCTCCTATTTATCCTTTTGGGAATGACGAAAATGGTGATGCTATCCGCAGTCCTGCAAGTGAAACCGCTGCAGCAAATACTGCGAGTTTACTTTATAATTACCTAAATCTCAATCTTGGCGGAACGTTAAATATTACCAGTAACTGGAAAGTAGACTTTGATTATACCTTTGCTAATCAAGAACATGTATGGAACCGGCCCGGTACCAGGTATACAGCAAGGAACTCGTGGGTTGCACCGGTGGTGAGAAACGATAATTCTGGGAATGCTGTGTATGTAAATGACGCGGGCGAGGTTGTTTCAAGTACCGCTGCTGGTGCTATGCGAGCATATGATCTTGTTTATCAAACATATACTGCTAATGGATCTAATCCAGACCATTTGTACCGATTGTCAGAGAATGTTCGAAATAATACAATTAACGCTTTTTCAACGTATAACTGGAAGCTCAACGAGGATCATGACTTTAAGTTTATTCTTGGTTTGAACCGGGTGACGAACGACACAGAAAATCACTATACTCAGGTTACCAACCTTACTGATATCACCAATCCCCAGTTCTCCTATGGAATCGGGACCTGGACAGGCGGAGGAGAGGCTCTTTGGGAATCACAACTCGGTTATTTCGGAAGGGTAAACTATGCATACAAGAATAAGTATTTATTTGAAGGAAATTTACGCCATGATGGTACTTCCAAGTTCGGGGAAGCATTACAGTGGAAATGGTTCCCTTCTTTTTCTGCCGGTTGGGTAGTAAGCGAAGAGAGTTTCATGGAATGGTCTAAGCAGACTTTAAACCAATTAAAGTTCAGAGGGTCATGGGGATCGATCGGTGATCAGACGGTTCCTAATACTTTATATCAGTCGATCCTCACGAGCGGGATATCGAACTGGATTGGCGGGGACGGTGCAAAACTGAATTATGTAGGCACCCCAAGTGCTATTAAGACGGATCCCACCTGGCAGGAGATTAATACTCTTGATTTTGGAGTTGATTTAAGTCTCTTAAACAATAGATTGGGGATGACATTTGACTGGTACCAGCGGGATACAAAAAATATGCTCGTTCCTCAGGAAGGTATACCAGTGACTTTTGGAACGATTGCTCCGTATGGTAACTATGGGAACCTTCGAACAGAAGGGTGGGAGTTTGCCCTTACTTTTAATCATCGTTTCGAAAACGGGCTCGGAATTAACTTGGCTGGTAATATTTCTAACGCAAATTCTATTGTTAAGGAATACGGATCTACGCAAGCTTTAAGCAATTATTACGTCGGTAAGAATATCGGAGAGATTTGGGGGTATCGAACTGATCGTTTGTTCCAGATGGATGATTTTGATTTGGATGCAAATGGGAATCCTCAATTGATAACTCTGACTACAAATGAGAGTAAGCTGTATGCCGGTAAGAAAGCGTATAAATTGAAGAGCGGGCCAAACGGTGAATCTCCGGTTTACCAAACATTTTTGCAGAACAGTTCTAATTTCTATTTCGGCCCTGGTGACGTGAAATTTGTTGACATAAATGGCGACGGAGAGATAAATAACGGTAGTTCGACAATTGGAGATCATGGCGATCTCGAGTTGATTGGAAATTCTCAGCCCAAATACGAGTATGGCTTTAGATTAGGCGGTGATTACAAAGGTTTTGATTTGTCTGTATTCTTCCAGGGGGTGGGGAGTCGTAAAGTTTGGGGTGATGGTTTTCTCGCGATTCCAGGATATAACTCATCAGACGGAGCAATGCCTGCTGCCATAGTTGACAACTATTGGAGGCCAGATAATACTGGAGCATTTTATCCAAGGGCCTATAATAATGGCGCAAGTAACTCCGCCAACAACATGCAGATTCAATCTAGGTATCTTTTGAATATGGCATATTTACGCCTTAAGAATCTATCCTTCGGTTATTCGTTACCTAAATCATTCCTGAGTAAAATAAGTGTCAACTCACTTAGGGTATATATGTCCTTAGAAAATATCTGGACTTGGGATCATTTAAATGGTTTGCCTATCGATCCCGAATATATTAATGGATACTCAATGTATAATAAAGAAAACTATAATTCTGGTCGTACCGGAGCAGGCGTTCCTGCCTTTAAAAGTGTTTCTTTTGGTGCTCAGCTAAATTTCTAA
- a CDS encoding exo-beta-N-acetylmuramidase NamZ domain-containing protein, producing MIRNLSALLFFVFAVSGSAFSASYKKGNKEILTGADQTEKYVPYLKGKRVGMVVNPTSIIGTKASVDSLLSLGINIVKVFGPEHGFRGDASAGVSVEDSKDSKTGIPVISLYGKNHKPSKESLADVDVMVFDIQDVGARFYTYIATMHRVMEACAENGKEMLILDRPNPNGYFVDGPVLDMQLKSGIGMHPVPIAHGMTVGEFAQMINGEGWLANGVKCKIKIIPVANYRHDMLYTLPVNPSPNLNTQQSIMLYPSVCLFEGTIISQGRGTHFPFTVLGNPDLKGKYSFSFTPVSIKGMSETPLHMNKACYGLDLRKYDVNKLVKSKKINLKWLIELYAAYPDKEKFFDYKQSKEMGNFDKLAGTALLKKQIVAGLTEVEIRKTWEPKLEKFKEIRKRYLLYL from the coding sequence ATGATAAGGAATTTAAGTGCTTTGTTGTTCTTTGTATTTGCAGTTTCTGGCAGTGCGTTTTCAGCTTCTTATAAGAAAGGAAATAAAGAAATCCTAACTGGTGCAGATCAGACGGAGAAGTATGTTCCTTATTTAAAAGGTAAGCGTGTAGGGATGGTTGTTAATCCCACGTCCATTATTGGCACTAAGGCAAGTGTAGATAGTCTGCTTTCATTAGGTATAAATATCGTAAAAGTATTTGGACCGGAACATGGTTTTCGGGGAGACGCAAGTGCTGGTGTGAGTGTAGAAGATAGTAAAGATTCTAAAACGGGTATCCCTGTTATTTCATTATATGGAAAAAATCATAAGCCTTCAAAGGAGAGTCTGGCAGATGTTGACGTGATGGTCTTTGACATTCAGGATGTGGGTGCTCGTTTTTATACATATATAGCAACTATGCACAGGGTAATGGAAGCTTGTGCGGAGAACGGCAAAGAAATGCTGATACTTGACCGGCCTAATCCCAATGGTTATTTTGTAGATGGTCCGGTGCTTGACATGCAGTTAAAGTCAGGGATTGGAATGCATCCGGTTCCAATCGCTCATGGAATGACGGTAGGGGAGTTTGCCCAGATGATTAACGGGGAGGGGTGGCTTGCTAATGGAGTAAAGTGTAAAATCAAGATTATTCCAGTTGCGAATTACCGGCACGACATGCTATATACGCTTCCTGTAAATCCTTCGCCAAACCTGAATACGCAGCAATCTATCATGCTGTATCCTTCTGTTTGCTTGTTTGAGGGAACAATTATTAGTCAGGGAAGAGGTACTCATTTTCCTTTTACTGTCCTTGGGAATCCGGACTTAAAAGGTAAGTATTCTTTTTCTTTTACTCCGGTTAGTATTAAAGGGATGAGCGAAACGCCATTGCATATGAATAAGGCATGTTATGGCTTGGATTTGCGTAAATATGATGTTAATAAGCTTGTAAAGAGTAAAAAGATAAATCTTAAGTGGCTTATCGAGCTTTATGCTGCTTACCCGGACAAGGAAAAATTTTTCGATTATAAACAGAGTAAAGAGATGGGGAACTTCGATAAACTCGCCGGTACCGCTCTTTTGAAAAAGCAGATTGTTGCAGGTTTGACAGAGGTGGAAATTAGGAAGACCTGGGAGCCGAAGCTTGAAAAATTCAAGGAAATAAGAAAGAGATATTTGCTGTATTTATAA
- a CDS encoding phosphodiester glycosidase family protein — MRISACFILFQLFSAGLYAQQDSIAVVNARWETKSIARGISLKHYSFTGNTLFNSNQNITILEVKQKRKLEFDLAAEARLKKTTSEFGAENNAIAAINGTFFDVANGGSVDYIRLNDCVINENRTLAANTRAIHQKAAVVIDKGKLSISQWNGSSDWEKLLKGEDVMLSGPMILDDFADVLADTSAFSRNRHPRSVIAVDGRNRVWFITVDGRHENSAGMSLSEISKIVRWLKCKDAINLDGGGSTTLWVRGQSGSGVVNYPSDNKKWDHEGQRKVANVVLLKRK, encoded by the coding sequence ATGAGAATTTCCGCTTGTTTTATTCTTTTTCAGTTATTCTCTGCTGGTCTGTATGCACAGCAGGATTCAATCGCTGTGGTAAACGCCAGGTGGGAAACGAAAAGCATTGCCCGGGGAATATCGTTAAAACACTACAGTTTTACCGGCAATACTCTGTTTAATTCTAATCAGAATATTACTATTCTTGAGGTAAAACAAAAGCGCAAACTGGAGTTTGACCTGGCGGCAGAAGCGAGGCTTAAAAAGACAACCAGCGAGTTTGGCGCTGAGAATAATGCGATAGCTGCCATTAATGGAACTTTCTTTGATGTTGCGAACGGAGGATCTGTTGATTATATAAGATTAAATGATTGCGTTATCAATGAGAATCGCACATTGGCGGCTAATACACGTGCTATTCACCAGAAAGCCGCGGTTGTGATTGATAAGGGTAAGCTTTCAATAAGTCAATGGAATGGCTCAAGTGACTGGGAAAAGCTATTGAAAGGTGAGGATGTGATGTTGTCGGGTCCCATGATTCTTGACGATTTTGCTGATGTTCTTGCTGACACTTCAGCGTTTAGCAGAAATAGACATCCGCGCTCGGTAATTGCAGTCGATGGAAGAAATCGTGTTTGGTTTATTACTGTAGATGGCCGTCATGAAAATTCGGCAGGGATGAGCCTTTCTGAAATTAGCAAAATAGTAAGATGGTTGAAATGTAAAGATGCTATCAATCTCGACGGAGGAGGATCTACCACTTTGTGGGTAAGAGGCCAGTCAGGAAGTGGAGTAGTTAACTATCCATCCGATAATAAAAAATGGGATCACGAAGGTCAAAGGAAAGTGGCAAATGTTGTTCTTTTAAAAAGGAAATGA
- a CDS encoding acyltransferase family protein, with the protein MTTLKPRLLSLDVFRGATVAAMILVNNPGSWGHIYPPLEHAEWNGCTPTDLIFPFFLYIVGVAIAFAFDSKKEDQAQHSKLILRAFKRGLILFFLGFFLALFPAFDFSTVRIFGVLQRIGIVFFICAVLFIKTSTKTQLRTLLFVLILYWVLMTLVPVPGVGYPNLDKETNLAAWLDRLIITEQHTWKAARTWDPEGILSTLPAIGTGILGMLAGTWLRRKDKTESEKIAWMFSLGFISALLGQIWGLAFPINKSLWTSSYVLYAGGLATMMLALLYWMIDVQGYKRYTKPFVAYGVNAITVFFMSAIIVKVMSRIKIDLDGEQVGLQTWLYKSFFTPYLSDLNASLAWAVTFVLFWLLILWPMYKKNIIIKV; encoded by the coding sequence ATGACCACACTTAAGCCACGCCTGCTCTCTCTTGATGTATTCAGGGGCGCCACTGTTGCAGCAATGATCCTTGTAAATAACCCCGGCAGCTGGGGACATATTTATCCACCTCTGGAGCATGCCGAATGGAACGGATGCACGCCGACCGACCTGATCTTCCCTTTTTTCCTGTATATTGTGGGAGTGGCAATTGCATTTGCTTTCGATTCGAAAAAGGAAGATCAGGCACAACATAGCAAACTTATCCTGCGGGCTTTCAAAAGAGGCCTTATTCTTTTCTTCCTGGGTTTCTTCCTTGCCCTTTTTCCAGCCTTCGACTTTAGTACGGTAAGGATCTTCGGAGTTCTTCAGCGAATTGGTATCGTATTTTTTATATGCGCGGTATTATTTATTAAAACCAGTACAAAAACGCAATTACGCACATTACTGTTCGTCCTGATTCTGTACTGGGTACTGATGACACTGGTTCCTGTACCGGGCGTCGGTTATCCTAATCTTGACAAGGAAACTAACCTGGCCGCATGGCTCGACAGGCTCATTATTACAGAACAACATACCTGGAAAGCTGCCCGCACCTGGGATCCCGAAGGTATATTAAGCACCCTGCCCGCTATTGGCACCGGAATTCTGGGGATGCTTGCCGGAACATGGCTGAGAAGAAAGGATAAAACAGAGAGCGAAAAGATAGCGTGGATGTTCTCTTTGGGATTTATATCAGCCCTCCTTGGTCAGATCTGGGGTCTTGCCTTTCCGATAAATAAATCCTTGTGGACCAGCTCTTACGTATTATATGCCGGGGGACTTGCTACCATGATGCTGGCGCTTCTGTACTGGATGATCGACGTGCAGGGTTACAAAAGATACACGAAGCCCTTTGTTGCATATGGCGTTAACGCCATTACCGTGTTCTTCATGTCTGCGATTATTGTAAAGGTAATGAGCAGGATAAAAATAGATCTTGATGGCGAGCAGGTGGGACTGCAAACATGGCTCTATAAATCATTTTTCACGCCTTACCTTTCCGACCTCAATGCGTCCCTGGCATGGGCTGTAACTTTTGTGCTTTTCTGGCTGCTTATCCTTTGGCCGATGTATAAGAAGAACATTATCATTAAGGTATAA
- a CDS encoding type II toxin-antitoxin system RelE/ParE family toxin, which translates to MEDLKKDPKQGTALGDNCFKIRIAIASKGKGKSGGARVITHVLIKEETVFLLSIYDKAEREAISDKDIKEH; encoded by the coding sequence ATAGAAGACCTAAAGAAAGACCCTAAACAAGGTACTGCTCTGGGAGACAATTGCTTTAAGATCCGCATTGCAATAGCATCTAAGGGTAAGGGAAAATCGGGCGGTGCAAGGGTTATTACTCATGTGCTGATTAAAGAAGAAACTGTATTTCTATTATCGATTTACGATAAAGCAGAGCGAGAGGCTATTTCTGACAAGGATATTAAAGAACATTAG
- a CDS encoding glycerate kinase yields MHILIAPNAFKNSLDASAAADAIEDGFLKSRLSCSCERFPIGDGGDGTGKLIVEKCRGVIVNAEVSDPLGRKIPSSFGLIDNGKTAVIEMAEASGIRLLSQEELNPLYASSFGTGELISHALDEGVTKLVITMGGSATVDGATGILKALGVRFLDAEGIDLKELPAGLIALERADLSGLDRRIMDCEIVVLCDVENTLLGDRGSATVFGPQKGASEKDVPLLEASLGRLRDVALMTTGKDMAEVVSGGTAGGAAAGLYAFLNAKLVNGIDYFLQITDFDRALENADLVVTGEGSIDEQTLHGKGPFGVARRAKESGIPVIGVAGKIPLESHVGLSAYFDVLLSIGNEPADVASAMMCTKDNLIRTSEQIGNLLAIK; encoded by the coding sequence ATGCATATTCTTATAGCTCCTAATGCATTTAAGAACAGCCTTGATGCTTCGGCTGCTGCGGATGCAATAGAGGATGGTTTTCTGAAAAGTCGGCTCAGTTGCAGTTGTGAGCGTTTTCCAATAGGCGACGGAGGTGACGGAACAGGAAAGCTGATCGTTGAAAAATGTCGGGGCGTCATCGTAAATGCTGAAGTGAGCGACCCCCTGGGTCGGAAGATCCCGTCGTCCTTTGGTCTCATCGATAACGGCAAGACCGCTGTTATTGAGATGGCAGAAGCATCTGGGATACGGTTATTATCACAGGAAGAGCTTAATCCGCTTTATGCTTCTTCTTTTGGTACAGGTGAACTTATTAGTCATGCTTTGGACGAGGGGGTAACTAAATTGGTAATTACGATGGGAGGGTCGGCTACTGTAGATGGAGCGACGGGTATTCTGAAAGCCCTGGGAGTGCGTTTTTTGGATGCGGAGGGGATTGATCTGAAAGAGCTTCCCGCAGGCCTGATAGCCCTTGAAAGAGCGGACCTCTCGGGATTGGACAGGCGAATTATGGACTGTGAAATCGTAGTGCTGTGCGACGTGGAAAATACCTTGCTCGGTGATCGCGGATCAGCAACAGTCTTTGGTCCGCAGAAGGGAGCATCGGAAAAGGATGTCCCTTTACTTGAGGCATCGCTCGGGAGATTGAGGGACGTGGCTTTAATGACAACCGGAAAAGATATGGCTGAAGTGGTAAGCGGAGGGACAGCTGGGGGTGCCGCCGCTGGTCTTTACGCTTTTTTGAACGCAAAGCTTGTTAACGGCATTGATTATTTTCTTCAGATTACAGATTTCGACAGGGCTTTAGAGAATGCAGATCTCGTGGTAACAGGAGAAGGCAGTATTGACGAACAAACCCTGCATGGAAAAGGACCATTTGGTGTGGCCAGGCGTGCAAAAGAGAGCGGTATACCGGTGATTGGTGTAGCGGGTAAAATTCCTTTGGAGAGCCATGTCGGGCTTTCGGCGTATTTCGACGTACTGCTGTCTATTGGTAATGAGCCAGCCGATGTTGCAAGTGCTATGATGTGCACTAAGGATAACCTGATAAGGACATCGGAACAGATCGGCAATTTGCTGGCAATAAAGTAA
- a CDS encoding GntP family permease, producing MVQSFGFTYLMICLLAGIVTIVVLTVKLRLHAFFALILACFVVGLGMQMPVPAIIELIKEGFGNIMKSLGMIILLGTTLGILLEHSGSTTVMAAYILRIVGERRAALSLSLTGLIAGLPLFCDSGYIVLSGLNKPLAKRTGISIAALAVCLATGLYAVHCLIPPHPGASAAAGLIGVDLGRLIATGIIVAIPAMFTGYFWAMYAGKRYVPAAGNEEAAAVVREQQDLPGVFRAFLPVLVPVLLISIRSFISTENEDAEIWRNLLIILGNPVMALIVGVLLALSNMNKGQRSAINHLLEESVTKAGVILVIIGGGGAFGAVLAAAHVGDSFKDSLPLTSLGILFPFLLTSLLKTAQGSSTVAIITAASIVLPLLPAVGLNDPDGRMLAVLAMGAGSMMISHANDAYFWVVARFSGLDMKTMFRVYSLATLFMGLVSLAMIYLISFV from the coding sequence ATGGTGCAGTCATTCGGCTTTACCTATTTAATGATCTGCCTGCTGGCAGGAATCGTAACGATTGTTGTTCTGACTGTTAAGTTGAGACTGCACGCTTTTTTTGCGCTGATCCTGGCCTGCTTTGTGGTAGGCCTTGGAATGCAAATGCCTGTACCTGCGATCATTGAACTGATCAAGGAAGGTTTCGGGAACATTATGAAATCGCTTGGCATGATTATACTGCTGGGTACCACTCTCGGTATATTGCTTGAGCATAGCGGGAGTACTACAGTGATGGCTGCTTATATCCTGAGGATTGTGGGAGAAAGGAGAGCCGCGCTTTCACTGAGCCTGACAGGTTTGATTGCCGGGCTTCCCTTGTTTTGCGACTCCGGCTATATCGTATTAAGCGGACTGAATAAACCTCTGGCAAAGCGTACAGGAATTTCCATTGCAGCGCTGGCAGTTTGCCTTGCCACGGGTTTATATGCCGTTCATTGTCTGATTCCGCCCCATCCGGGGGCTTCGGCAGCTGCCGGTCTTATCGGAGTGGATCTGGGAAGGTTAATAGCAACAGGCATTATCGTGGCTATACCAGCTATGTTCACCGGATATTTCTGGGCTATGTATGCAGGTAAGCGATATGTTCCGGCAGCCGGGAATGAAGAGGCAGCGGCGGTCGTGAGAGAACAGCAGGATCTTCCTGGTGTGTTCAGGGCGTTTCTTCCGGTCCTGGTTCCTGTTTTGCTGATTTCCATAAGGTCCTTTATCTCAACAGAAAACGAAGATGCGGAAATATGGAGAAATCTGTTAATCATACTTGGCAATCCTGTAATGGCTTTGATCGTGGGCGTGTTGCTGGCTCTGTCTAACATGAATAAGGGTCAGAGGTCGGCCATAAACCACTTGCTGGAAGAGTCTGTTACCAAGGCTGGTGTTATCCTCGTGATCATAGGAGGGGGAGGCGCTTTCGGAGCGGTACTGGCTGCAGCCCATGTGGGCGACAGTTTTAAGGATTCACTTCCTCTTACCAGTCTCGGAATATTGTTTCCGTTTTTGCTCACCTCCCTTTTGAAGACGGCACAGGGTTCATCAACTGTAGCTATTATTACGGCGGCATCGATCGTACTTCCGCTTTTACCTGCTGTTGGGCTTAATGATCCGGATGGAAGGATGCTGGCGGTTTTGGCGATGGGAGCAGGATCGATGATGATCTCGCACGCCAATGATGCTTACTTCTGGGTGGTAGCGAGGTTCTCGGGACTTGATATGAAGACGATGTTCCGTGTATATTCGCTTGCTACCCTGTTTATGGGACTGGTATCTTTAGCGATGATTTATCTTATATCTTTTGTTTGA